A genomic stretch from Patagioenas fasciata isolate bPatFas1 chromosome 8, bPatFas1.hap1, whole genome shotgun sequence includes:
- the SLF2 gene encoding SMC5-SMC6 complex localization factor protein 2 — protein sequence MTRPLSVGVPCLGPPVTGFQRHFTPAAATKETGQGFRNKTITEFFKPVLNQDRTVLCSPDRGNVKDAGIGLSALCTEHFEKRISSPKKDRRKKMPDQTPNTSPVIDGFQRGYKGKKDSVNISENGRAYKAPCSSYPAPEVVIEKIFINSGSHSCILAKKDKTAKLEQGRNEKCLGVTRAPLSCGNSWEQKTDYMDLEDSSSDSDNWVLSSEGDTLKAWARTNGAVNMSLCQKPGLPMKRPCAPAVSELRLPLEALHRERKRKKHGIQQSQPHSVRAFSGTSVSHQGNGYPLGKLSHSGSRETASDDPSQPKPKQASKHEVSSPNALRMSSGMTTGTWRSQSVSSCCLSSEVSSGRSKQIDFPGKREHTAMSLDADSSNQSEVSSLSDPAFSRLSANCKNKRSEFVKNVFLKSTCGDVLQLMEGAALPGHDSTLPEEYLNSSNENEKNNCSSVGLLSSYSAHSPDKNNHISVVDTKENQLQVANSCFFLEKSLTFSQEKTTVLPSLHHLTQTKGVESHLQNGGFSQVLDAKKEQDGKTPERCAHDKAYSIQSSNRLSKTKDRTSENASDSCSVEGSGKLALSEEAGKSVPCSLSFEEGCLDRGHISSQLSGELKVENTCTDKSKLNGASKTSFDSEDESLECALDDDDDDDQEVFMPLQDILSSSPKPQAGALEESFPDSFSQDTVTPLLKLHLSKTPVVNQVSYVNSLEHLLKEKEESKRVDELEKLLQEDIEERETDSAAGDDEENASGDEDLSEEHRAFIKRFSVVTRAIPDYHPGEDIFDVSTSGKVFNQHNLDLRNFHFIPQNPIEKLLLGSGAAQQLSLAINGFLNSAYSCILCPIPILKWLFQMMSVHPDYCVSTQILDRLMEITLKNASISDEQSKPWIPSLADVSAVFVNMGVAFRSLFPLQHLQPSFNECDILSQMQETVSEQQPNGDLTSAGPAFSSLPENNLINVIKFLGFCTTVIQGGYTDQEILLLLLLLFKISLEKQLKQIPLIDFQCLFIKLLISIKDWATKMPELCLAMSELSSHHHNLLWLVQLVPSWIIRGREVRRRLSLVIISKLLNKQHIGIPDDSDQQMSLLHQYLVYMKPSNLLKKMREGLEQQSAAGDHLHTELEQEAYYLLYILLHLVSEASFFDVVNSNQRQHLLKLCGALDKHIKCDIREDARLFYRTKVKDLVARIYGKWQDMIQTTRLTQGKLHDFWEPD from the exons ATGACCCGGCCGCTCAGCGTGGGTGTGCCGTGCCTAGGTCCGCCCGTCACGGGGTTCCAGCGCCATTTTACGCCGGCGGCCGCGACCAAAGAGACGGGCCAAGGCTTCAG AAACAAGACCATTACAGAATTCTTCAAACCAGTTTTAAACCAAG ACAGAACTGTGTTGTGCTCACCAGACAGAGGAAATGTAAAAGATGCAGGAATTGGACTGTCGGCTTTATGCACTGAACATTTTGAAAAGAGAATATCTTCTCCAAAGaaggacagaagaaaaaagatgcCAGACCAAACACCAAACACAAGTCCTGTGATAGATGGTTTTCAGAGAGGATATAAGGGGAAAAAGGACAGTGTAAACATTTCAGAGAATGGCAGAGCATACAAGGCACCATGTTCATCGTACCCTGCCCCTGAAGTTGTGATTGAAAAAATCTTTATTAATTCAGGATCTCACAGCTGTATCTTGGCCAAAAAGGATAAAACTGCGAAGTTGGAGCAGGGAAGAAATGAGAAGTGTCTGGGTGTAACAAGAGCACCATTGTCTTGTGGAAATAGTTGGGAACAGAAAACTGACTACATGGATCTAGAAGACAGTAGTTCAGACTCTGACAATTGGGTTTTGTCATCAGAAGGTGATACTCTAAAAGCCTGGGCTAGAACTAATGGCGCTGTGAACATGTCTCTGTGCCAGAAACCAGGGCTTCCCATGAAACGGCCCTGCGCTCCAGCTGTCTCTGAACTGAGGTTGCCATTGGAAGCTCTCCACAGAGAAAGGAAGCGGAAGAAACATGGAATTCAACAATCACAGCCACATTCTGTAAGGGCGTTCTCAGGAACAAGTGTATCACATCAG GGAAATGGATATCCTTTAGGAAAACTGTCACATTCCGGTTCAAGGGAGACTGCCTCAG ATGACCCATCTCAACCAAAGCCAAAGCAGGCTTCAAAACACGAGGTGTCTTCTCCAAATGCACTGAGAATGTCATCCGGGATGACTACTGGTACGTGGAGGAGCCAGTCTGTTTCTTCTTGCTGCCTTTCATCTGAGGTGTCTTCTGGGCGATCCAAACAAATAGACTTTCCTGGGAAAAGAGAACACACTGCCATGAGTTTGGATGCAGACAGTTCAAATCAATCTGAAGTATCAAGTCTGAGTGATCCTGCTTTTAGTAGGTTATCTGCAAATTGCAAAAACAAGAGGTCTgaatttgtaaaaaatgtctttttaaagtCTACTTGTGGTGATGTTCTGCAGCTAATGGAAGGTGCTGCCCTACCCGGACATGATTCCACTCTTCCGGAGGAATACCTCAACTCAAGCaacgaaaatgagaaaaataattgttcCTCTGTAGGTTTGTTATCTTCTTATTCTGCACACAGTCCTGATAAAAATAACCACATTTCTGTTGTGGATACCAAAGAGAATCAATTGCAGGTGGCTAACTCATGCTTTTTCTTGGAAAAGTCCCTTactttttctcaggaaaaaactACTGTGTTGCCTTCTCTCCATCACTTAACACAAACAAAAGGTGTGGAATCTCATCTCCAGAATGGTGGCTTTTCTCAGGTGTTGGATGCtaagaaggagcaagatgggaaaACACCAGAAAGATGTGCACACGATAAAGCTTACAGTATTCAATCCAGCAACAGGCTTTCAAAAACAAAAGACAGGACTTCAGAGAATGCTTCTGATTCTTGTTCAGTGGAAGGTTCTGGGAAACTTGCACTCTCAGAAGAAGCTGGTAAAAGTGTTCCGTGTTCGTTGTCTTTTGAAGAAGGATGTTTGGACAGGGGCCATATATCTTCACAACTCTCAGGAGAGTTAAAAGTTGAAAACACCTGTACAGACAAGTCCAAATTGAATGGAGCATCAAAAACCAGTTTTGACAGTGAAGATGAGAGTTTGGAATGTGCTCtagatgatgatgacgatgacgaCCAAGAAGTATTCATGCCACTGCAAGATATTCTCTCCTCAAGTCCCAAGCCACAGGCAGGAGCCCTGGAAGAGTCTTTTCCTGACAGTTTTTCTCAGGACACTGTTACTCCATTACTGAAGCTTCAT CTTTCTAAGACTCCTGTTGTTAACCAGGTGTCATATGTGAACAGCTTAGAACATCttttgaaggagaaagaagaatcAAAAAG GGTAGATGAActagaaaagctgttgcaggaagaCATAGAAGAAAGGGAAACTGATTCTGCAGCTGGAGATGATGAGGAGAATGCCAGTGGAGATGAAGACCTCTCAGAAGAACACAG GGCATTTATAAAGAGATTTTCAGTAGTAACTCGTGCCATACCTGACTACCACCCTGGAGAAGATATatttgatgtatcaacctctgggaAAGTCTTCAATCAACATAACCTTGACTTGAGGAATTTTCATTTCATCCCTCAAAATCCTATAGAAAAGCTCCTTCTTGG TTCTGGTGCAGCACAGCAGCTTTCTTTAGCTATTAATGGCTTTCTAAATTCTGCTTACAGTTGTATCTTATGTCCCATACCAATTCTAAAGTGGCTTTTCCAG ATGATGTCTGTACATCCTGATTATTGTGTTTCCACCCAGATTTTAGACAGATTGATGGAGATAACACTAAAAAATG CTTCCATCAGCGATGAACAGTCTAAGCCATGGATTCCTTCACTAGCTGATGTGTCAGCTGTTTTTGTCAATATGGGTGTTGCGTTTAGATCTCTCTTTCCATTGCAGCATCTTCAGCCCAGCTTTAACGAGTGTGATATTTT AAGTCAGATGCAAGAAACAGTGAGTGAACAACAACCGAACGGAGACCTAACCTCTGCCGGTCCAGCCTTCTCCAGTCTACCAGAAAACAATTTAATTAATGTGATTAAG ttcCTAGGTTTCTGTACAACAGTAATTCAAGGTGGATATACTGATCAAGAAATATTACTGCTGCTTCTATTGCTATTTAAAATAAGCTTGGAGAAACAGTTAAAGCAAATTCCTTTGATAGATTTTCAGTGCCTTTTCATAAAGCTTCTGATAAGTATAAAAGACTGGGCTACAAAG atgcctgagctctgcctggCGATGAGTGAACTCTCCAGTCATCATCATAATCTCCTGTGGCTGGTTCAGCTGGTCCCGAGCTGGATAATACGTGGACG gGAAGTAAGAAGACGTCTCAGCCTAGTGATAATTTCAAAGCTGCTTAATAAACAGCATATAGGGATACCTGATGACAGTGACCAGCAG atgtctcttctccatcagTATCTGGTGTATATGAAACCTTCTAATCTGCTGAAGAAGATGAGAGAGGGGCTGGAGCAGCAGAGTGCTGCTGGAGATCACCTTCACACAGAACTGGAACAGGAG GCATACTACCTACTCTACATCCTTCTTCATCTAGTCAGCGAAGCTAGTTTCTTTGATGTTGTAAATTCTAATCAAAGG cAACACTTACTGAAGCTTTGTGGTGCCTTAGATAAGCACATAAAATGTGATATTAGGGAAGATGCAAGGCTGTTCTATCGAACTAAG